Proteins from one Streptosporangium becharense genomic window:
- a CDS encoding general stress protein — MRPDINLSAHEKVAGFGTYAEAQQAVDRLSDQRFPVEHAMIVGVDLRLVERVLGRLTYLRAAGMGAASGAWFGLLIGLFFGIFMPGRIFLTLALWGLLWGAVAGAVFGLIGHAMTGGKRDFLSSDSLVAGRYDLLVAIPHATEARRLLDVGLPQQMRQQI, encoded by the coding sequence ATGCGACCTGACATCAACCTGTCCGCCCACGAGAAGGTGGCCGGCTTCGGCACCTACGCCGAAGCCCAGCAGGCCGTGGACCGTCTGTCGGACCAGCGGTTCCCCGTCGAGCACGCCATGATCGTCGGGGTCGACCTCCGGCTCGTCGAGCGGGTGCTCGGACGGCTGACCTACCTGCGGGCGGCCGGCATGGGGGCCGCCTCCGGCGCCTGGTTCGGCCTGCTGATCGGCCTCTTCTTCGGGATCTTCATGCCCGGCAGGATCTTCCTCACCCTGGCGCTGTGGGGCCTGCTCTGGGGCGCCGTGGCCGGAGCGGTCTTCGGTCTGATCGGCCACGCCATGACCGGCGGCAAACGCGACTTCCTGTCCTCCGACTCCCTGGTCGCCGGGCGTTACGACCTGCTCGTCGCCATTCCGCACGCCACCGAGGCGCGCAGGCTGCTCGACGTCGGTCTTCCCCAGCAGATGCGCCAGCAGATCTGA
- the menD gene encoding 2-succinyl-5-enolpyruvyl-6-hydroxy-3-cyclohexene-1-carboxylic-acid synthase has translation MNPATALATVLVDELARCGLTDVVLAPGSRSAPLALAVHADSRIRLHVRVDERSASFLAVGLARRSERPVALICTSGTAAANFHPAVVEAHESGVPLLLLTADRPPELRDTGASQTVDQIKLYGAAVRWFSEVGAPEERPGQVAYWRSLACRAYQRSLGPYDPGPVHLNMAFREPLIPDGDDSWCEPMEGAAGGPRVRARVTSPPVALHVPPTRRGVLVVGDGATNTRRYVAAAGMAGWPVLSEPNGGARYGDHAMSAYHFLLGTPEFADRHRPDVVVTLGRPGLSKPLLGWLGQAGEHIVVASDLTRWPDPTRSATQVAQAVEIPFTARDDTWLDSWRRADAAARAAIDAVLDDSGLSEPRVARDLAEALPNGSLLFSGSSMPIRDLDQAMRPRRGLRILASRGAAGIDGVVSAAMGAALAHNGPAYALMGDLTFLHDQNGLILGPREPRPDLCLVVVNNDGGGIFSLLPQAALRDPFERVFGTAHGVDLAHVAAATGTPYTLVDEPGQLVKALPGEGVRIVEVRTERGANAALHATMREAAHTAVRAVL, from the coding sequence GACGTGGTGCTCGCGCCCGGCTCCCGTTCGGCCCCGCTCGCCCTCGCCGTGCACGCCGACAGCCGGATCCGGTTGCACGTGCGGGTGGACGAACGCTCGGCCTCCTTCCTGGCCGTGGGCCTCGCCCGGCGCAGCGAACGCCCCGTGGCGCTGATCTGCACCTCGGGCACCGCGGCGGCGAACTTCCACCCGGCCGTCGTCGAGGCGCACGAGTCGGGGGTGCCGCTGCTCCTGCTCACCGCGGACCGGCCCCCGGAACTGCGCGACACCGGCGCCAGCCAGACCGTCGACCAGATCAAGCTGTACGGCGCGGCCGTCCGCTGGTTCAGCGAGGTCGGCGCCCCCGAGGAGCGTCCCGGCCAGGTCGCCTACTGGCGTTCCCTGGCCTGCCGCGCCTACCAGCGCTCGCTGGGCCCGTACGACCCCGGTCCCGTCCATCTGAACATGGCCTTCCGTGAACCGCTGATCCCCGACGGCGACGACTCCTGGTGCGAGCCGATGGAGGGTGCCGCCGGCGGGCCGCGGGTCCGGGCCAGGGTGACCTCCCCACCGGTCGCGCTGCACGTGCCGCCGACCCGGCGCGGTGTGCTGGTCGTCGGCGACGGCGCGACCAACACGCGCCGGTACGTGGCCGCGGCGGGCATGGCCGGGTGGCCGGTCCTGTCGGAGCCCAATGGCGGCGCCCGCTACGGCGACCACGCGATGTCCGCCTACCACTTCCTGCTCGGCACCCCGGAGTTCGCCGACCGGCACCGCCCGGACGTGGTGGTGACGTTGGGCCGCCCCGGCCTGTCCAAGCCGCTGCTCGGCTGGCTCGGGCAGGCCGGCGAGCACATCGTGGTCGCCTCCGACCTGACCCGCTGGCCCGATCCGACCCGCTCGGCCACCCAGGTGGCGCAGGCCGTGGAGATCCCGTTCACCGCGCGCGACGACACCTGGCTCGACTCCTGGCGCCGCGCCGACGCCGCGGCCAGGGCCGCGATCGACGCGGTGCTGGACGACAGCGGCCTCAGCGAGCCCCGGGTGGCCCGCGACCTGGCCGAGGCGCTGCCCAACGGGTCGCTGCTGTTCTCCGGCTCCTCGATGCCGATCCGCGACCTGGACCAGGCCATGCGTCCGAGGAGGGGCCTGCGGATCCTCGCGAGCAGGGGTGCCGCGGGCATCGACGGGGTGGTCTCGGCCGCCATGGGCGCCGCCCTGGCCCACAACGGCCCCGCCTACGCCCTGATGGGCGACCTGACCTTCCTGCACGACCAGAACGGGCTGATCCTCGGCCCCCGTGAGCCCCGCCCCGACCTGTGCCTGGTCGTGGTGAACAACGACGGCGGGGGGATCTTCTCGCTGCTGCCCCAGGCCGCGCTGCGCGACCCCTTCGAGCGGGTCTTCGGCACCGCGCACGGGGTCGACCTGGCACACGTGGCCGCCGCCACCGGCACGCCGTACACCCTCGTGGACGAGCCGGGGCAGCTGGTCAAGGCGTTGCCGGGGGAGGGGGTACGGATCGTGGAGGTCCGCACCGAGCGGGGGGCCAACGCGGCGCTGCACGCCACGATGCGCGAGGCGGCCCACACCGCCGTCCGCGCCGTCCTGTGA